The following are encoded together in the Bacillus cereus group sp. RP43 genome:
- the holB gene encoding DNA polymerase III subunit delta' — protein MINTWEQLSAIQPIGVKMLMNSIAKERISHAYLLEGGKGTGKFATAIQMAKSFLCSQRNGVEPCHVCTNCRRIDSGNYPNLHIVKPDGLSIKKQQIHDLQEEFSKTGLEANKKVYIIEHADRMTANAANTLLKFLEEPSSDTTAILLTEQSHQILNTILSRCQVVTFRPLPTESLIKRLEEEGITVSLSTLAAQLTNSFEEALLMCNDEWFAQARALVIKLCEALEKDKASIFFVQEKWGKHFGEKEQLQQGLDMLLLIYKDLLYVQLGEEDRLVFHEQKEMFESFSYAQKRIVSALFNILEAKNRINANVNAQLVFEQLVLRLQEG, from the coding sequence ATGATAAATACGTGGGAGCAGCTTTCTGCTATACAGCCCATCGGTGTCAAAATGTTGATGAATAGCATTGCAAAAGAGCGTATATCCCACGCTTACTTGTTAGAGGGAGGGAAAGGGACTGGGAAGTTCGCCACAGCAATTCAAATGGCAAAAAGTTTTCTCTGTTCACAAAGAAATGGTGTAGAGCCTTGTCATGTATGTACGAATTGTCGCCGAATTGATTCAGGTAACTACCCAAACTTACATATTGTAAAACCAGATGGATTATCTATTAAAAAACAGCAAATTCATGATTTACAAGAAGAGTTTTCAAAAACAGGATTAGAAGCAAATAAAAAAGTATATATTATTGAGCATGCAGATCGTATGACAGCAAATGCAGCGAATACGCTCTTAAAGTTTTTAGAAGAACCAAGTAGTGATACAACAGCTATTTTACTTACTGAACAAAGTCATCAGATTTTAAATACAATCTTATCTCGTTGTCAAGTTGTTACGTTTAGGCCGTTGCCTACAGAATCTTTAATTAAGAGGTTAGAGGAAGAGGGTATTACAGTTTCTTTATCTACACTTGCTGCGCAGCTTACAAATAGTTTTGAAGAAGCTTTATTAATGTGTAATGATGAATGGTTTGCACAAGCGAGAGCTTTAGTGATAAAATTATGTGAAGCGCTCGAAAAAGATAAAGCCTCTATTTTTTTTGTACAAGAAAAATGGGGGAAGCACTTTGGAGAGAAAGAACAATTACAGCAAGGCTTAGATATGTTACTCCTTATTTATAAGGATTTATTATATGTTCAACTTGGAGAAGAAGATCGTCTTGTTTTTCATGAGCAGAAAGAGATGTTTGAATCCTTTTCTTATGCTCAGAAGCGCATTGTATCAGCTCTCTTTAATATATTAGAGGCAAAAAATAGAATCAACGCTAATGTAAATGCGCAGCTTGTGTTCGAACAGTTAG
- the tmk gene encoding dTMP kinase, whose translation MKGLFVTIEGPEGSGKTTLIKSLLPYFEQKEQKVMATREPGGIVISEDIRTILHKQEYTMMEARTEALLYAAARRQHLVEKVMPALEENYLVLCDRFIDSSLAYQGYARGLGMDKVFEINRFATEDCMPSLTIYLDIEPEVGLARIEKDAGREVNRLDMEDISFHKRVREGYLQVVERFSNRIVLVNADQPMKKLIEEVVQIIEDKLL comes from the coding sequence ATGAAGGGATTATTTGTAACAATTGAAGGGCCAGAAGGTTCGGGTAAAACAACATTAATTAAAAGTTTATTACCATATTTTGAGCAAAAGGAACAAAAGGTAATGGCGACCAGGGAACCGGGTGGTATTGTAATTTCTGAAGATATTAGAACCATTTTACATAAACAAGAGTATACGATGATGGAAGCACGTACAGAGGCGCTTCTGTATGCTGCTGCACGTAGACAACATTTAGTGGAAAAAGTTATGCCAGCACTTGAGGAAAACTATCTTGTACTATGTGATCGTTTTATAGATAGCTCTTTAGCGTATCAAGGATATGCAAGAGGCTTAGGTATGGATAAAGTATTTGAAATTAATCGTTTCGCAACGGAAGATTGTATGCCTAGTTTAACAATCTATTTAGATATTGAGCCGGAGGTAGGTTTAGCACGAATTGAAAAAGATGCAGGACGTGAAGTAAATCGACTAGATATGGAAGATATCTCTTTCCATAAACGTGTGCGTGAAGGATATTTACAAGTTGTAGAGCGTTTCTCTAATCGCATCGTATTAGTAAATGCTGATCAACCGATGAAAAAACTTATAGAAGAAGTTGTTCAGATTATAGAAGATAAATTGTTATAA
- a CDS encoding aminotransferase class I/II-fold pyridoxal phosphate-dependent enzyme: protein MNQNRMPLYEALMEFKERRLLSFHVPGHKNGLNFPQKATGGFKDILSIDVTELTGLDDLHSPFECIDEAQQLLAEVYGVHKSYFLINGSTVGNLAMILSCCGEHDIVLVQRNCHKSIINGLKLAGANPVFLNPWIDEVHNVPVGVHDEVIKEAITKYPNAKALILTHPNYYGMGIDLEASIAYAHAHKIPVLVDEAHGAHFCIGDPFPKSALVYGADIVVHSAHKTLPAMTMGSYLHINSRLVSEEKVSSYLSMLQSSSPSYPIMASLDIARFAIAVIKEEGHDEIVEFLRRFKEGLRSIPQIAILQYPSQDELKVTVQTRCQLSGYELQSVFEKVGIYTEMADPYNVLFILPLQVNEGYMKAIEIIRVALQKYKVKDKTASIRYTYKGEISPLPYTYKQLERYKTKLVSIEEAVGMIAAEMVIPYPPGIPLIMYGERITQEHTKQITHLEKTGARFQGSTKYMNVYDIESRF, encoded by the coding sequence ATGAATCAAAATCGTATGCCTTTATATGAGGCTTTAATGGAATTTAAAGAAAGGCGACTACTATCTTTTCATGTTCCAGGTCATAAGAATGGTTTAAACTTCCCTCAGAAAGCTACAGGGGGGTTTAAGGACATATTATCTATTGATGTAACAGAGTTAACAGGATTAGATGATTTACATAGTCCGTTTGAATGTATAGATGAAGCACAGCAATTATTAGCTGAAGTATATGGCGTGCACAAAAGTTATTTTTTAATTAATGGTTCAACAGTTGGAAATTTAGCAATGATTTTGTCTTGCTGCGGCGAGCATGATATTGTCCTCGTACAAAGAAATTGTCATAAATCAATCATTAATGGTTTGAAATTAGCAGGGGCGAATCCAGTCTTTTTAAATCCATGGATTGATGAAGTACATAACGTACCGGTAGGTGTTCATGATGAAGTTATTAAGGAGGCAATTACAAAGTATCCAAATGCAAAAGCACTTATTTTAACACATCCTAATTACTATGGTATGGGAATTGATTTAGAGGCAAGTATCGCTTACGCACATGCACATAAAATCCCTGTTCTAGTAGATGAAGCCCATGGGGCACATTTTTGTATAGGGGACCCCTTCCCGAAGTCAGCATTAGTTTATGGTGCGGATATTGTGGTTCATTCCGCACATAAAACATTACCTGCGATGACAATGGGATCTTATTTACATATAAATAGCCGTTTGGTGAGCGAAGAAAAAGTTTCCTCCTATTTAAGTATGCTACAATCTAGTAGCCCATCGTATCCAATTATGGCTTCTCTTGATATAGCGCGCTTTGCAATAGCAGTTATAAAGGAAGAGGGGCATGATGAAATCGTTGAGTTTTTACGCCGATTTAAAGAAGGATTGCGATCTATCCCACAAATAGCCATTTTACAATATCCATCGCAGGATGAATTAAAGGTTACGGTGCAAACGCGCTGTCAGTTATCGGGGTATGAATTACAGTCTGTATTTGAAAAGGTCGGTATATATACGGAGATGGCAGATCCATATAACGTTCTATTTATATTACCGTTACAAGTAAATGAGGGGTATATGAAAGCTATAGAGATAATTCGAGTAGCTTTGCAGAAATATAAGGTAAAAGACAAGACAGCATCAATTCGTTATACTTATAAAGGGGAGATTTCCCCTTTACCGTATACGTATAAACAATTAGAGAGATACAAAACGAAGTTAGTATCTATAGAAGAAGCCGTTGGTATGATAGCTGCAGAAATGGTGATTCCGTATCCACCTGGAATTCCATTGATCATGTATGGAGAGAGAATTACTCAAGAACATACAAAGCAAATTACTCATTTAGAGAAAACAGGGGCTCGTTTTCAGGGTAGTACAAAATATATGAACGTGTATGATATAGAAAGTAGGTTTTAG
- a CDS encoding sigma factor G inhibitor Gin produces the protein MKLPSEICIVCETKRREGIYVYNNLICYECERNLVNTETNDPKYIHYLKQLRKLEVSYF, from the coding sequence ATGAAATTACCAAGTGAAATTTGCATCGTTTGTGAGACAAAAAGAAGAGAAGGAATATATGTATATAATAATTTAATATGTTACGAGTGCGAAAGAAATCTGGTGAATACTGAGACAAATGACCCGAAGTATATACATTATTTAAAACAACTGCGAAAATTAGAAGTATCATATTTTTAA
- a CDS encoding pro-sigmaK processing inhibitor BofA family protein, with the protein MNSTIIIVGILTLVFIFLIFGVSAKPIRFIGKALFHVTLGIALLFIVNVAGTYFDFHIPINIGTATVSSLLGVPGVVALVIIKLYIMPR; encoded by the coding sequence ATGAATTCTACAATTATTATTGTTGGCATTCTTACCTTGGTTTTTATTTTTCTTATTTTTGGTGTTTCTGCTAAACCAATACGTTTTATAGGGAAAGCGCTCTTTCATGTCACTTTAGGTATAGCGTTACTATTCATTGTGAATGTTGCAGGGACATACTTTGATTTTCATATTCCAATTAATATAGGCACAGCTACAGTATCGAGTTTATTAGGGGTGCCAGGTGTTGTTGCATTAGTGATTATTAAGCTATATATAATGCCAAGATAA
- a CDS encoding YaaL family protein: protein MFFQKKGKLRKEYDDKLIVLLEKVKNEWLRQKRLVEQSVEPSQDVLCSLKIAEAKYFFLLKEAKRRPVKMEQW, encoded by the coding sequence ATGTTCTTTCAAAAAAAGGGTAAGTTGCGTAAAGAGTATGACGATAAGTTAATTGTATTATTAGAAAAGGTAAAGAATGAATGGCTACGTCAGAAGAGACTGGTTGAACAAAGTGTTGAGCCGTCTCAAGATGTACTTTGTTCTTTAAAAATAGCAGAGGCGAAATATTTTTTCTTGTTAAAAGAAGCCAAACGTCGTCCTGTGAAAATGGAACAATGGTAA
- the recR gene encoding recombination protein RecR: protein MHYPEPISKLIDSFMKLPGIGPKTAVRLAFFVLDMKEDDVLGFAKALVNAKRDLAYCSICGHITDRDPCYICDDSHRDQSVVCVVQEPKDVIAMEKMKEYQGVYHVLRGAISPMEGIGPEDINIPQLLKRLQDETVQEVILATNPNIEGEATAMYISRLLKPTGIKVTRIAHGLPVGGDLEYADEVTLSKALEGRREI, encoded by the coding sequence ATGCATTATCCAGAACCGATATCAAAATTAATCGATAGTTTTATGAAGTTGCCAGGAATCGGACCGAAAACAGCGGTTCGATTGGCGTTTTTCGTGTTAGATATGAAAGAGGATGATGTACTAGGTTTTGCAAAAGCACTTGTGAATGCGAAGCGAGATTTAGCGTATTGTTCTATATGCGGGCATATCACTGACCGCGATCCTTGTTATATTTGTGACGATTCGCATAGAGATCAATCGGTTGTTTGTGTAGTACAAGAGCCGAAAGATGTAATTGCGATGGAAAAAATGAAGGAATATCAAGGTGTATATCATGTTTTGCGTGGTGCCATTTCTCCAATGGAGGGAATTGGACCAGAGGATATTAATATCCCGCAGTTATTAAAGAGACTACAAGATGAAACAGTACAAGAAGTGATATTAGCAACAAACCCTAATATTGAAGGGGAAGCTACAGCGATGTACATATCCCGCCTCTTAAAGCCAACAGGAATTAAAGTAACTCGTATTGCTCATGGTCTGCCAGTTGGTGGAGATTTAGAATATGCAGATGAAGTAACACTATCGAAAGCTCTAGAAGGCCGTAGAGAGATATAA
- a CDS encoding YbaB/EbfC family nucleoid-associated protein, whose amino-acid sequence MRGGMGNMNNMMKQMQKMQKDMAKAQEELGEKTVEGTAGGGMVTVIANGHKQVIEVKIKEEVVDPEDIEMLQDLVLAATNDALKKVDELSNSTMGKFTKGLNLPGGMF is encoded by the coding sequence ATGCGTGGCGGAATGGGAAATATGAATAATATGATGAAACAAATGCAAAAGATGCAAAAAGACATGGCGAAGGCACAAGAAGAGCTTGGCGAAAAAACAGTTGAAGGTACAGCTGGTGGCGGAATGGTTACTGTTATCGCAAATGGCCATAAGCAAGTTATTGAAGTGAAAATTAAAGAAGAAGTTGTAGATCCAGAAGATATTGAAATGTTACAAGACTTAGTATTAGCTGCAACGAATGATGCGCTTAAAAAGGTTGATGAACTTTCAAACTCTACAATGGGCAAATTTACAAAAGGCTTGAACTTACCAGGTGGAATGTTCTAG
- the dnaX gene encoding DNA polymerase III subunit gamma/tau, translating to MSYQALYRTWRPQKFEDVVGQKHVTKTLQNALLQEKASHAYLFSGPRGTGKTTIAKVFAKAINCEHAPVAEPCNECPSCLGITQGSISDVLEIDAASNNGVDEIRDIRDKVKYAPSAVGYKVYIIDEVHMLSMGAFNALLKTLEEPPGHVIFILATTEPHKIPATIISRCQRFEFRKISVNDIVERLSTVVTNEGTQVEDEALQIVARAAEGGMRDALSLIDQAISYSDETVTSEDVLAVTGSVSQRYLGDLVECIRENDVSRALRIIDEMMSKGKDPVRFMEDFIYYYRDMLLYQTSPQLEHMLERVIVDDQFRTLSEEMQPEVIYEIIHTLSKGQQEMKWTNHPRIFLEVVMVQLCQQFMMQANGADRLQAIMNRMQQLEKELEQVKKNGVPAGVQQEVRETRATPKPVRTGSMKIPVGRVNEVLKQAKRQDLEQLKAVWGELLGRLKSHNKVAFAVLLENSEPVAASDDTYVLAFQYEIHCKMASENREAMDTLEQTLFELLSKRLNMIAIPKSEWGKIREDFLQREGGDSEESPEQKEDPLIEEAVKLVGQELIEIKE from the coding sequence GTGTCATACCAAGCGTTATACCGAACATGGAGACCGCAAAAATTCGAAGATGTAGTCGGTCAAAAGCACGTGACAAAAACGTTGCAAAATGCCCTTCTTCAAGAGAAAGCTTCACATGCTTATTTGTTTTCTGGTCCGAGGGGAACAGGGAAAACGACAATTGCAAAAGTATTTGCAAAGGCAATTAACTGTGAACATGCTCCGGTAGCTGAACCTTGTAATGAATGTCCTTCTTGTTTAGGAATTACACAGGGGTCTATTTCAGATGTATTAGAAATTGATGCGGCTTCAAATAACGGTGTAGATGAAATTCGAGATATAAGAGATAAAGTAAAATATGCTCCAAGTGCTGTAGGATATAAAGTATACATTATTGATGAAGTTCACATGCTTTCTATGGGTGCCTTTAATGCGCTTTTAAAAACTTTAGAAGAGCCGCCAGGACATGTTATTTTTATTCTGGCGACAACAGAGCCGCATAAGATTCCAGCTACAATTATTTCACGTTGTCAGCGTTTTGAATTTCGAAAGATATCAGTAAATGATATCGTTGAGAGGTTATCGACAGTCGTGACAAATGAAGGTACGCAAGTAGAAGATGAAGCGTTACAAATCGTAGCTCGTGCTGCTGAAGGTGGTATGCGTGACGCGCTCAGTCTTATCGACCAAGCTATTTCTTATAGTGATGAGACGGTGACGAGTGAAGATGTTTTAGCTGTAACAGGATCTGTATCTCAGCGATATTTAGGTGACCTGGTAGAATGTATACGTGAAAATGATGTATCAAGAGCGTTACGTATTATAGATGAGATGATGAGTAAAGGGAAAGATCCAGTTCGCTTTATGGAGGATTTCATTTACTACTATCGTGATATGCTTTTATATCAAACTTCACCACAATTAGAACATATGTTGGAACGAGTAATTGTAGATGATCAATTCCGTACGTTAAGTGAAGAAATGCAACCGGAAGTAATCTATGAAATTATTCATACCCTTAGTAAGGGACAACAGGAGATGAAGTGGACAAACCATCCAAGAATATTCCTGGAAGTTGTTATGGTGCAACTGTGTCAGCAGTTTATGATGCAAGCAAACGGCGCAGATCGTTTACAAGCGATTATGAACAGGATGCAGCAGCTGGAGAAAGAGTTAGAGCAAGTTAAAAAGAATGGCGTACCAGCTGGTGTTCAGCAGGAAGTAAGAGAGACGCGGGCAACACCAAAACCGGTACGAACAGGAAGTATGAAAATTCCTGTTGGACGTGTGAATGAAGTGTTAAAGCAAGCGAAGCGTCAAGATTTAGAACAGTTAAAAGCTGTATGGGGCGAATTGTTAGGAAGGCTCAAGTCACATAACAAAGTAGCATTTGCTGTTTTATTAGAAAATAGTGAACCAGTTGCGGCTTCGGATGATACTTATGTGTTAGCATTTCAATATGAGATTCATTGCAAAATGGCTAGTGAAAATCGAGAAGCAATGGATACATTGGAACAAACTCTTTTTGAATTGTTAAGTAAAAGGTTAAATATGATTGCTATCCCAAAAAGTGAATGGGGTAAAATTCGTGAAGACTTTTTACAACGCGAAGGCGGGGATTCTGAAGAAAGCCCAGAACAAAAAGAAGATCCTCTTATAGAAGAGGCTGTAAAATTAGTAGGGCAAGAACTTATTGAAATAAAAGAGTAA
- the tadA gene encoding tRNA adenosine(34) deaminase TadA → MERDIYFMQLAIEEAKKAEAIQEVPIGAVIVLDGEVISVAHNLRETEQRSIAHAELLAIDEACKKLGTWRLEDATLYVTLEPCPMCAGGIVLSRVKRVVYGASDPKGGCAGTLMNLLTDERFNHQCEVVAGVLEEECGTLLTVFFRELRKKRKEAKKLEKSNGN, encoded by the coding sequence ATGGAGCGAGATATATATTTTATGCAGTTAGCAATAGAGGAAGCAAAGAAGGCGGAGGCGATACAAGAGGTACCAATTGGTGCTGTAATTGTGCTAGATGGTGAAGTGATTAGTGTCGCACATAACTTAAGAGAAACTGAACAGAGATCAATAGCTCACGCCGAGCTCTTAGCTATTGATGAAGCTTGCAAAAAATTAGGGACATGGCGTTTAGAAGATGCAACGTTATATGTAACATTAGAACCTTGTCCAATGTGTGCAGGGGGAATTGTTTTATCGCGTGTAAAAAGAGTTGTATATGGCGCGAGCGATCCGAAAGGCGGATGTGCAGGTACATTGATGAATCTTTTAACTGATGAGCGTTTTAATCATCAGTGTGAAGTAGTGGCTGGTGTACTTGAAGAGGAATGTGGTACGTTGTTAACGGTTTTTTTTAGGGAGCTTCGTAAGAAAAGAAAAGAAGCAAAAAAACTAGAGAAAAGTAATGGTAACTAA
- a CDS encoding isochorismatase family protein, which translates to MKNTALLIIDMINDFQFSHGPILAQKCEIIKNPILQLKDTMKSLGYPIIYINDHYQLWRSDIDQLITHCTNEYSKNIIEAIAPHTDDHIFIKPHYSAFYETPLNSLLGYLKIENLILTGIAGNICILFTANDAHMRNYTIYVPQDCIASNNEQDNEHALKIMEATLKANIVPSSQIKFS; encoded by the coding sequence ATGAAAAATACTGCCTTACTCATTATCGATATGATTAATGATTTTCAATTCTCCCACGGGCCCATCCTGGCACAGAAATGTGAAATTATAAAGAACCCCATTTTACAATTAAAGGACACCATGAAATCATTGGGCTATCCAATAATTTATATCAATGATCACTATCAACTTTGGAGATCTGACATTGATCAACTTATTACTCATTGTACAAATGAATATAGTAAAAATATTATCGAGGCCATTGCTCCACATACTGACGATCACATTTTTATTAAACCACATTACTCTGCTTTTTATGAAACACCTTTAAATTCTTTATTAGGTTATTTAAAAATCGAAAATCTCATTTTAACAGGAATTGCCGGGAACATATGCATCCTTTTTACAGCTAATGATGCCCATATGAGAAATTATACAATTTATGTACCACAGGATTGCATCGCTTCTAACAATGAGCAAGATAATGAACATGCTTTAAAAATAATGGAAGCCACATTAAAGGCAAATATTGTACCCTCATCCCAAATAAAATTTAGCTAA
- a CDS encoding deoxynucleoside kinase: MTGVPFITVEGPIGVGKTSLAKELSTHMQLHLLKEIVDENPFLGKFYEDIDEWSFQTEMFFLCNRYKQLEDINIKYLNQRKPVVADYHIFKNLIFASRTLKDSQYDKYMQIYRILTQDMPVPNVIVYLTASLETLQKRITMRGREFEKNMDPNYLLQLTKDYETAMDAFKKDHPDIPVLKFNGDDMDFVQNPDDLNIILSALQNTLLKESK, encoded by the coding sequence GTGACCGGAGTACCATTTATCACGGTTGAAGGACCAATTGGTGTTGGAAAAACTTCACTTGCGAAGGAACTTTCAACTCACATGCAACTCCACTTACTAAAAGAGATTGTTGATGAAAATCCTTTTTTAGGAAAATTCTACGAAGACATCGACGAATGGAGTTTTCAAACAGAGATGTTCTTTCTTTGTAATAGATACAAACAACTAGAGGATATTAACATAAAGTATTTGAATCAAAGGAAGCCTGTAGTAGCAGATTATCATATATTTAAAAATTTAATTTTTGCATCCCGTACATTAAAAGATTCTCAATATGACAAGTACATGCAAATTTATCGCATTCTTACGCAAGATATGCCTGTACCAAATGTCATCGTTTATTTAACAGCAAGCCTAGAAACATTACAAAAACGAATTACGATGCGCGGAAGAGAATTCGAAAAAAATATGGACCCAAATTACTTACTACAGCTTACAAAAGATTACGAAACAGCCATGGATGCTTTCAAAAAAGACCATCCAGATATTCCAGTATTAAAATTTAATGGAGACGATATGGATTTTGTACAAAATCCCGATGATTTAAATATCATCTTATCCGCTCTTCAAAATACTCTCTTGAAGGAGTCGAAATAA
- a CDS encoding deoxynucleoside kinase produces MNLRQKYDIPNDAVITIAGTVGVGKSTMTTALANALGYRTSFEKVDSNPYLDKFYADFTRWSFHLQVYFLAERFKEQKRIFEYGGGFVQDRSIYEDTGIFAKMHHEKGTMTETDYETYKGLFDAMVMTPYFPHPDLLIYLEGSFDDIVDRIQERGRPMEQQTPIEYWKEMHGRYDNWINNFNSCPVLRLNINEYDILKDGDSIEPIIKKIGHFLKQTRKLVK; encoded by the coding sequence ATGAATTTAAGGCAAAAATATGATATACCAAATGATGCAGTTATCACTATTGCTGGAACAGTAGGTGTCGGTAAATCAACTATGACAACTGCATTAGCTAACGCTTTAGGTTATCGTACATCTTTTGAAAAAGTAGATTCCAACCCATATTTGGACAAGTTCTATGCTGATTTCACACGCTGGAGCTTTCACTTACAAGTGTACTTTTTAGCAGAACGATTTAAAGAACAAAAAAGAATTTTTGAATATGGTGGCGGTTTTGTTCAAGACCGTTCTATCTATGAGGACACTGGTATTTTCGCAAAGATGCATCACGAAAAGGGTACAATGACTGAAACCGATTATGAAACATACAAAGGTTTATTTGATGCTATGGTCATGACTCCTTACTTCCCTCATCCAGACTTATTAATTTACCTAGAAGGTTCGTTTGATGATATTGTCGATCGTATTCAAGAACGAGGACGTCCGATGGAACAGCAAACACCAATTGAGTATTGGAAAGAGATGCATGGACGTTACGATAACTGGATTAATAACTTTAATTCATGCCCTGTTTTACGATTAAACATTAATGAATACGATATTTTAAAAGATGGCGATTCAATCGAACCAATCATTAAAAAAATTGGACATTTTTTAAAACAAACACGTAAACTTGTAAAATAA
- a CDS encoding DUF3797 domain-containing protein, with protein MDLIIQTFPLDGKTLYYVQCPVCKNNRILNSGANVSRIISDDTFRKLCGCTCDVKQVAKKVEVPKEAEKPAVQKEVTPKRTGKLLTAVINGKEMTVKEIAETYDISTSTVRQRINAGKPESEIIAPTKKKK; from the coding sequence ATGGATCTTATTATACAAACGTTTCCTTTAGATGGAAAAACTTTATATTATGTACAATGTCCTGTCTGTAAGAACAATAGAATTTTAAACAGTGGTGCAAATGTGTCGCGCATTATAAGTGATGATACATTCCGTAAACTTTGTGGTTGCACTTGTGATGTAAAACAGGTTGCAAAAAAAGTAGAGGTGCCAAAAGAGGCTGAGAAACCAGCTGTGCAAAAAGAGGTAACTCCAAAACGTACAGGGAAATTACTAACAGCAGTAATTAATGGGAAAGAAATGACTGTTAAAGAGATTGCTGAAACATATGATATTAGTACAAGTACTGTTCGTCAGCGTATTAATGCTGGAAAACCAGAGAGTGAAATTATTGCTCCGACGAAAAAGAAAAAGTAA